The genomic stretch cccctgtgtggggaaaaatgattgccacctaaacctaataactggttgggccaccttgagcagcaacaactgcaatcaagcgtttgtttggaggaattttggcccactcgtctttgcagaattgttgtcattcagccacattggagggttttccagcatgaagcgcctttttaaagtcatgtcaaagcatctcaataggattcaggtcaggactttgactaggccactccaaagtcttcatttagtttttcttcagccattcagaggtggacttgttcagcagtggttttggtcttggaactctgccatgcaggcaaaaacggcctgcatggcagagtttcatttaaaaactgcattttgtgttcacttgtgttgttattgactaatattgaaatttgtttgatgatctgaaacatttcagtgtgacaaacatgcaaaaaaaaaaaagaaatcagaagAGGGGGccaaacacgttttcacaccaccgaTGTCTCAACAAATAATCTGTAATTGTCTGCTAACATAGCAAAGCCCTTCCCTCATTTTTATCCGGTATTTGCTCATCAAATGATTCCAAATGGCACCGTCACATTGAACATCACATCTGTCCATCATATGGGGAGGACAGATGAGAGACAAAACGCATCTCCTCTCCTCATGTAAACCGTCTCTTGATGTCTTGTGATCACAGCAGCTGCGCAGCCAAGCTCGAGCCCTGATCACCTTCGCTGGCATGATTCCCTACAACATGGCCGGAGACACCAACGCTAGACTGGTGCAGATGGAATTACTGATGAACTGAGGTGTCACCACATACATAGGCACAAACCACCGGAGGGCACAAACCCCATTTTTCATCATGTTCTTTTAACAAGGCAAACATTTATTAgtttgattttgtttgttttttttctttttccccattGTGATGTTTCATATTTGTATCACCAGTTATTTGGAATAAAaaatattaccttttttttttttaagcattttcatttttttatttagcccATTTCATTTGATTGCATGCGTTGTTGAATGCAGTCAGGCTTTTCAGAAAAAGGTTCTGtgaaattactttaaaaaaaaaatcattttattctCACATTTTTCTACACAATATCACATCCTCACACATTGCGCTCCATCAtgtttttattctcattaataaatgttaaaatctattaaatgcaaaaatccgcGACAAATTGAGACGGCCTTGAAAATGGGTATTTTTGACATGTAGCGTAAACCCTCCTACTAGCTCGACATTCTCCTCCTCAGTAtgcttcacacacttattaaacacacttTAAGCATAACATGAATATTCATGTAAGATGGTGGATAGAACACATGGAattggagtcacggtgtagaagttgAACatgaagtttcacttttgcacctcacagcaactacggtgtgttcaaggaccaagTGCGACATCTGAACGCATGGTGAAAAAAACTGAAGcggaaaaacaaacatgtaaaaaaaattgtgcgcTTGTTTTTAACAGTGATAAATATATGCAGTACATTTAACCtgcattatttaaattattaccgacttagtgtgaatgagatgttttctgtgggaaaaaaaacaacctgtttTCGGAGAAGAAAACAATTCTGACAAAAACTTTTGCATcccacagcaactatggtgcgttcaaggaccgatGAACAAAGTGCCACATCTCAACACTTCctgaaaaaacatcagtgaagcgtaaagacataaatatgtcAAGATTGTGGTTAACAGTGATAAATGCATGCAGTACATTTTACCTGAATTATTACGTATTCCTAAATTATTCCGACTTGgcgtgaatgagatgtgttttctacaGAGAAGAAAACAAttgtgacaaaaaacatttgcatctcacagcgacaatggtgtgttcaaagaccgccaaacaaagtgtgacatctcaacatttgatgaaaaaacatcagtgaaacGTAACgacaaatatgtaataaaaaaaaggtaaacattttccaactatttaattttcttttattataataggtatttattcccataatattataaagttACCCTCAAcctaaaatgtcaactttttttttcgatgtttgtcataatattctgatgttttcctttaatatttcaactttatgctactaaaattatttttcctcataatacattattgtcataaaatttggGCCTCTTTTTGTTAGATTATCACATTTTTCTCAGTATttgttaaaatgtattctttgtaaaattaatgcaaatttttcaatttttgctgatttttttttttttgtgttcttatttaattttatttttagaatgtgtcacgggccaataaaaaaaaacagcagcacttgggacacccctgctttagtgcGTCAGGGTTTAAGTGTTGACATCACCAGGGTTATTTCTTGAAGGAGAATGCTGACCGTCCCTCAGTCGTAGTTCCGACTGTATTGAGGCCATGTTCATGCAAGATTGGGTGAAGATTTGTGGACATGAAACAACCTTCGTCTTGACAAGCACCCCCACCACCATTCGCTCTGTTATTATGTGTGGCCCACACTCTGTCCTTCAGTCTGGCCTGAGAGAAGACAGATGGAGGCTCATTCTGTCAGTgctctacatactgtacacacatgtaaGGTTCAGTTGAGGCCGCCGACTTACTTCAGCCAATCGCTTCACTTTACTGCATAAAGTCAGATCCTGACTCCCTATTTGGTGTGAATAACAACTTCCTTCCTTCTCTTGATGTATCCAGCAGAAGAGGACGTGTCCCTCAGGTGTGTGTGCCCCAGCTGGTGTTGTGAATCAGGCCGATGACAGACACCTCCTACAAGCCGGCTATTTCACAACACCAGGGTGGCACCGCACCACTTGGCAACCAGCAAGAAGTCATTGCATCACGCTGCAAAGAGGACTTTCACGGAAGcctgaatttttttattttttttttttctgtgacaagattacactttcatttgtacaacagtattaaaaaatgtaaaaatctatgatttcgagaataaagtcataaatttgtgacaaaaaagtcgtaatttgacaaaaaataaagtaatattatgaggaaaaaagttgtaaatttatgagaaaaacaagtcgtaataccacctttgcccaaggccacaGGTCACTAAGTCTGCCCCGTTTCATGGGTGTCTcgggcaatgcctgtaacataaagttacaagtttttttctcacaaatttacgactttattctcataaattaacaacttttttcctcataatattactttattttacttttacttttatttttaaaagtcgtaatatgccgcaaatgaagttgtaaatttacgagaacaaagtcgtaaatttacgacttcatttgCGGcatgttacgactttttttctcataaattcacaacttttttgtcgtaaattgatgactttattcttgtaaattaacGACTTTATTTGCAGGATATTATAACCTTATTCTCATGAATTCACTActttttgtcgtaaatttacgactttattctcgtgaatttacgacttttattgtacatttacgactttgttctcgtaagattctgactttattctcgtaaattagattttttttcctcataaatttacgactttattcttgtaatatgacttttttttacgtATTAGGGCCGCATTGAAAAAAAACCTTGAGATttcgagaacaaagtcgtaaatttgcaattttttttgtcataaatgtaaGACTATTCTGGAAAACTCAGATTATTTTAACGCTCCGTCGTCAGGcattatgtgacctttggccttgggcacgTGGAGGGAAAacaaggcggaagtgagaaaagctagacatgctaatctgtagCCAATCTGccaaattgtaaataaaatcttaactgaagcaagagcaaagtttccttccttcctgaagagttatgctcttttttttttcccccccttacACATACAAcaagtaatattacaaatttattctcgtaaattaacgTTATCCTCctaatagtatgacttttttctcgtaaagtcatcaatttacgagaaaaaatgccgtaaatttacgagaatgtcATAAATTTTCGCCGTTATTCTAGAAATctcagatttgtttttgttttcttccaatgtggccctaatagtcCGTCGTACCGCAGAGACCACTGCTGTGTAACAACTATTGCTGCTTCCAAGATACAACTGTGTTTAGTCAGCTCCTGTAAACAGAAAATCTACTGTGGTTGAGTTGATAAAGTATCCTCTACAGTCTTCTCAGCCTTgtcaagtgcaggctggcttaaTCCCAAAAGAACTCGACATTAATACTGCATTAATATTTGACAATGTTGCCAAATAAGTGAGGAGAAAAAGCAGTGCTTGTGGAGGATGGTGCTTCTCTATTTCAGGCTTGATCTTTCACCTTCTGATGCGAAAAGCTGCCTCATCAATCACTCGGCCTCTGCTGTCCACGACCTCTTGTGCTCCTGTCAGAAACAGTTGGAAGGCGAGCAATGATGATGACCCCTAGCCTCCGGGTTTGTGACACAATGTGGCCCGCTTATTGTATTTTTCTCGTAACGCGGTCATCTCCtacaacacagacacacagcttGAAGACACTTACAACATTATGCACCGTTCAATCAGGTGTGTCCCAAgtgtatattaaaataatatttacaggcaatgtttatattgttattcataatattaatattattgtaaaaagcTTGGACACGACATGCTTTGTGCTACCTTGGCAGCGTCGATCAGGTGGGATTTTTTTGGAACATTGCCATTGGTCatgccaaaaatatgcatgttaggttaattgttgaCTCtttattgtccataggtatgaatgtgagtgtgaatgtttttttgtctctatgtgccctgccattggctgggtgtaccccgcctctcgcccgaactcagctgggataggctccagcatacccccgcgaccctcgtgaggatgagtggcatagaagaaaaaattattttaaatgcttttattattatacttatttattttttaatactttaaaacgccattttcatatattttctgATTTTCCTCTGTGCTTTttgcagggctgtcaaaaaataGCGGGTTAAAGGCGGTAACTAATTGCGGAATTAACACatggctctctgttatgacaacagTCGGCGGCaggtgtagctccccacagtcaCAGTGTCTGAAGCCCTTTTAAACTTCATTCTAACCTCAACACATCAAGCGCAGTGCAATTCCAGCGCCATATATGTTTCTCTAACTCCACAACAACACGTCTCCAGTCCATCCGTCATTGCAACGaccttcctcattgtcactagacagaccgcgagatgcattcactgacactccaaCATCACAATAACGTCTTTAATATCCGCGCACATGTGGTCTCAATAAACAgaaattaaaagtaaaacaataagtggatattctatcactcactttgtaactcttaatgtgaaagtacaatttgctgcatttaggtatgctcggaaatcccagaaaattcactcaaaacttgtgtattcaacttaaatgacgtggtgtctttgaacgcaactcctcattttgcataataacacagttaaagtctgatcCAAATATTCTGCTTTTAAAGAAAccagtttcgttttttaagcaatgaagccgtcgtgtgtagactttaattactgagtcgtagctcagtcacaatcattcacaagatccacataaactgtcagttgttccacatacaaaaaagccgtcttctttggagcttgttgcagacagtgacaccgtttatttcctggtgtgagactatgtgcactggtcaatactgtaatgccccttgttgtggggaaggagaaactcacgtcgccaatgcactttaattgctttattaacagcagtttattaacctagttgttctttacaacttttatccgcagtcccacagtgccctctactggtcaacatgtaacagtataattatatgtatctgcaaacacaacaggccatcaggcttctcaacgaagcactcacacacgccacacgcaacacaagcacactctcatagcactttattatttatttatttatttgtattatttatttgtattaatgtctcttctgtttttgttgcttaatttattggtatatatgtttatgtttcttatgttcttattctttcttgtgttttctttcttttcttgggagaatgaacagaataagattttcattgcatggtataactgctgttttaccatgcacatgacaataaaactctcttgaatcttgaatatgtgcgcgcacaaattcaaaatgaccGCCAACCtttctataacggccacctgcctttagcggccacttttgccgtttccctttagtggccgctatcgacaggtttgactgtatatataatcctgccctgtcatttgtctttctttcaataaaatacagtaaaaatgggcacatttcagacatagtgtgacatggtgattaatcatgattaatcagaaaagtgtgattaatctgattaaaaatcaaattaatcatttgacagtcctaGTTTTTTGTATATTAGACTGGCAATTTTTTCTCAATATACTTCATTGTTTAAAGTACATACATTACTTTGAtgtcttgtattatttatgctatgagctatgatttgttttgaaagacggtacactacttttttcaaatgtactcggtgtatttgcacaaagtattgtATCGCTgacaccagcctgaattttactcagtatcggatcggaatgGAAATCAGTGTATCGCACGTGACAATTATGCAAAATGAGACACAGCCGTGCATTGTTGACAGACTAGGAGAAAGGGACATCTAGTGGAAATGGAAATTACGCTGAAGTAACAACCAACGTGTCCtcgtcttctttttcttttttttaaaaatacaccaaaaacaattaaaaatatatttaccaGAGAGAGTAATTGTAGCaaaattaatgtcatttttttctggcAGATAAGCCGAACCAGAATGAGGACACAATAACAAAGCAAGCTATAAAAGCAGGAAGTGAGACTAGCTTAATCACGTTTCCCCGCCATGGCCGATCACAGGTGTTTTTAATTGGAGGACCACAGGTGATGCAGACACCGACCACTGAACTAGACGGCCTGTTTGACTGCAAATAAGAGCTTTAATACTAAGCTATATGATTTTACGGGAAAAAAGTGACACAGCCATGACTTTAAATGACTCTAAGGTGAGTATGCATGCCATTTTGTGCCACTTCGGTGGTGGTGTAAGCTAACTTGCCTGTTTTTGGAAGCTAATGAAACGAAACATCACGGAACACTGTTCAGAGTTGAATAGGAAATATTTTCTTTCCACACCAGCTTAGCGTGCTGCTCCTGCTCCTGCTTGGCTTCGCACACCACCAAGTGGCAGGTAAATTGAAAGAAATGGTAAGTAAATGTCAAATGAAATTGTTAACTGTGCTTGTGTGCGAGCAGGAGTCTGCGATGTGGACTTTTGTACCGACCCGACAAAATGCATCCTGTCTGAAGACAAGAACTCTTGCAAGTGTGTGCAAGGATTTTATGATGACCACTGTGACAAAGGTTGGCTTCCATCTTCATCTTTCGCGGTTTAACATCAATCTTTTTTTACAACAGGTGTGGCACAGGAGTCATTTTGGGCTTGTAGCTTGTTCACAGAATAtttgcatattctaaaaataaaatgaattcctttttttataAACCAAAGCAAAGATATGGCTGTTTTCTTTTTAGCTTAGCATCTTAATTGTTCATTTCTTGGTGAGGaaacaaacttttgtttttacagATGCACACATGAGAGTCATGTGCACCAAAGACTTCATGGGACTCAGAGCAACCGAAGCGTTCTTCTTGTATTACAACGCACCGGTCACATCTCTGCACCTTCCCAACAGAGCGTGCAAAGCAGTCAGGGAAGTTATCGACGACGTTCCGTACTACATGATCAGTGTAACCAAAGATCAATACATGAACTGCGGGGGGAAGCCGCTTGAGGTGAGTCGGCATTGCAAAGTCTACCCCTGGTGTGTGTGGAAGAAAACAATGCGTCAATAGGTCATTTcacattgtgttgtcatttttccgCTTTATAGCGAAACTTCACTCATGCCATCTACACCCTGAGTCTCCAAACAGAGCCTCTGTCTACTGGAAATATCATCAGAAATCCAGTCATTAAGCTGGATTTCACCTGTATCTTTCCAGTCGTCACAAGAGTCAGCTTACCCTTCGAGGTCATTCCCATTATCAGGTAAGTAAAAATGGAATTTCCTGCTGATTCAAGATCCACACGACTAGGATGGGAATCTCTGGGTACCTCATGATACGATGATCTCTCgatacagctgtttttctcccagtttgttgaactgatattttcctaaaacttatattctgctgattactaaagaatgagGGGTGGGAAAGaaactgccccccccccccccccccccccccccatggcATCTAATCTGTCTTTagataggttccatgtttatatcgccataGAACGCAATATTGTGCCTTGAAAATCGgtcaaaatttgcttaaattgccggtactgaaggggttgaattttgaaaaatgggatTGAATGATAAAAAttgaatgataaaaataaatttcaaaataaataaatttcaaCAATTGACTATATAAAGACAAGACAATGTAATAGTTTAATatataaatgtgacaaacatgaaaagtaTCGCGCTCCTCATGGTGTAGATCAGATGTTGTATTGGACTAGGTATGTCCAACCCCCCCCTTTGCATGCATGCTACCTGCAGTGATTAACTGCATTGCTTGACAAAGGTGTTCTTTGGTGACAGTGAGGCGATGGTGCGTGTAGACGCGATGGAGGCTATCATACAGATGTCTCTGTACACGGATCACAGCTACACGCAACCCTTCACCAGTGCCCCCACTATCGAGCTGGGAGCCAAGGTATTGTCATGGCTGCTCCTAAATAAAATTGTGCGCTGGTCATGCTGCTGTGTTTCAAATGTCCTTTGCCTTGCATTAAGGTGTTTGTGGAGGTGACGGTGACTGAGCCTGCAGACTTCTTCCTCCTTCGCATCAATGACTGTTGGGCCTCTCAGAGTCAGCAAGCCAATGACACTGAGGGTTTGGATCACAGCCTGCTTTTAAACGGGTTAAAACATCTCCGCTATGACCACATTGGCTCTTTGAAAGTAGACATCTTGTGCATGACTCTGTACGCCGTCTCTTTTGTACAGGTGTGTGAACGACAACACGGTGTCCTTCCACAATCTGAGCGAGGAGCAACTTGGCCTGAACGGGCAGAGCACAACCCTCCACTACAGCTTTGAAATGTTTCGCTTCACGGCGGCGCCCCATGAGTTCTATCTGCACTGCACTGTGCAGCTCTGTGACCCAGACGACGCGGATTCCTGCAAAcctgtgagttcattgtcatacTTGCTACTTTTTATataagtgtgtttgtgtgtgtgtgtgtgtatatatgagATTCTTTGCTTTCTTTACAGAACTGTAATTCCATCGCTAAGAGGGAAGCCATGCGAGCAGACCCTCCCCAGGGGCTTTTATCGTATGGGCCCATAAGAATTGAAACACCAAGCAGACCTGAATCCAGTGAGCAAATCGCTAATGCTGGCTGATATCTCAAATAACCCCATGTGGTGCTGCTGTACTaatgcgctttttttttttttaaaattccacCCCCCCATCACCAGGTGTATTGTGGACCGTTGTGCTTCCTGTAGCAAGTGTCTGGACTGTGGGTTTCTTCCTTGCCCTCCTCATCGCCATGGCAAGAGCTGGCAGTAGGAAGCATGTGCAAACAGAAGACCTCCCTGATGCTGTTGCAGCTTGAATGTGCCATCAATAAAAGTCAATTGTGCTTAATCTCTATGTTGTCTGAACAagcaaggcaaaaaaaaaattcaacaggGAAATGTGGCTGCAGGTCAAATT from Dunckerocampus dactyliophorus isolate RoL2022-P2 chromosome 5, RoL_Ddac_1.1, whole genome shotgun sequence encodes the following:
- the zpd gene encoding zona pellucida glycoprotein d isoform X1, which codes for MILREKSDTAMTLNDSKLSVLLLLLLGFAHHQVAGVCDVDFCTDPTKCILSEDKNSCKCVQGFYDDHCDKDAHMRVMCTKDFMGLRATEAFFLYYNAPVTSLHLPNRACKAVREVIDDVPYYMISVTKDQYMNCGGKPLERNFTHAIYTLSLQTEPLSTGNIIRNPVIKLDFTCIFPVVTRVSLPFEVIPIISEAMVRVDAMEAIIQMSLYTDHSYTQPFTSAPTIELGAKVFVEVTVTEPADFFLLRINDCWASQSQQANDTEGLDHSLLLNGCVNDNTVSFHNLSEEQLGLNGQSTTLHYSFEMFRFTAAPHEFYLHCTVQLCDPDDADSCKPNCNSIAKREAMRADPPQGLLSYGPIRIETPSRPESSVLWTVVLPVASVWTVGFFLALLIAMARAGSRKHVQTEDLPDAVAA
- the zpd gene encoding zona pellucida glycoprotein d isoform X2; this translates as MMMTPSLRLSVLLLLLLGFAHHQVAGVCDVDFCTDPTKCILSEDKNSCKCVQGFYDDHCDKDAHMRVMCTKDFMGLRATEAFFLYYNAPVTSLHLPNRACKAVREVIDDVPYYMISVTKDQYMNCGGKPLERNFTHAIYTLSLQTEPLSTGNIIRNPVIKLDFTCIFPVVTRVSLPFEVIPIISEAMVRVDAMEAIIQMSLYTDHSYTQPFTSAPTIELGAKVFVEVTVTEPADFFLLRINDCWASQSQQANDTEGLDHSLLLNGCVNDNTVSFHNLSEEQLGLNGQSTTLHYSFEMFRFTAAPHEFYLHCTVQLCDPDDADSCKPNCNSIAKREAMRADPPQGLLSYGPIRIETPSRPESSVLWTVVLPVASVWTVGFFLALLIAMARAGSRKHVQTEDLPDAVAA